ATCGGCGTCGGGTATCTGTTTCTCGGGCGACGCGTCGGGGGCCTGCTGAAAGCCGTACGCGAACCCGCGCTGATCGCGTTCTCGACCGCGAGCAGCGAGGCCGCCTATCCGCGCCTGACCGAACAACTCGAGAAGTTCGGCGTCGACAAGAAGGTGGTCGGTTTCACGCTGCCTCTGGGTTACGCGTTCAACCTGGACGGTTCGATGATGTATCAGGCGTTTGCGGCCATCTTTATCGCGCAAGCCTTTGGCGTTCATATGCCGCTCTCGCAGCAGATCTTCATGTTGTTGATTCTCATGTTGAGCAGCAAAGGCATGGCAAGCGTACCGCGCGGATCGGTGGTCGTTGTCGCGGCGGTCGCGCCGATGTTCCATTTGCCGGCCGCCGGCGTTGCAATGGTCCTGGCGATCGACCAGATTCTCGACATGGGCCGTACGATGACGAACGTGATCGGCAACAGCGTGGCGACGGCGGTGATCGCGAAGTGGGAGGGCAGGCGAGCAGCGAAGTCGAGCGATGCCGTGTTCGACCGGTCGGAGCTGAACGCATGACGGGCCCGGAAATCATGAATGCCCGGCGAAAATTCGGTGTGGTCGGTGGCCTCGGGCCGCTGGGGAGCGCCGACGTTTTCTTCAAGCTGGTGAAGGCAACGCCTGCATCGTCCGACGAGGAGCACGTCGAGCTGATCTTCGAGCAATACCCGTTCAAGGGATCGGGGGCGGGCAGTGCGGCGACCATCGAACGCAAGCTGTACGTGTTCGACATGATTCGGGCGTTCGAGATGCGCGGCGTGACGACGGTGGTGCTTCCGTGCTTTCTGAGCCACACGTTCATCGACGAGCTGAAGGCGAATACGCGCCTGCCTATCGTGGATATCGTGGAAGCCGTTCGCAGCCACGTACAGTGCAAGTATCCCGACGCGACGCGCATCGGCGTGATGGCCTCGGACTACGTGCGGGCCAACGGACTGTTCGACAGGTACTTCCCGTTACCGCAATTCGAAATCGTCTATCCGCGCTCGCACGAGGGTATCGACCTCGTGACCGAAGCCATCTACGGATCCGATGGCATCAAGCGCGGCAATCTTCGGGGCCGTCCGGCCGAACTGTTGCGCCGCGCATGCGAGGACCTTGTCGATCAGGGCGTACAGGTCATCGTCCCCGGCCTGACCGAGATTGCGCTGGTCGCGGATGAAATCGGCCCGCAGCGGGTGCCGCTCGTGGATTCGAATCTGGCGTATGCGCAGTACGCCGTGACCGGGCAGTCGGGTTCGTGCGCGGCGACGTTCAAGATCGGCGTGGTCGGCGGCGTTGGACCGGCCGCGACGGTCGATTTCCTGGACAAGATCGTTCGCAACACGCCAGCGTCGCGCGATCAGGAACATATCAAGCTGCTGGTCGAACATAATCCGCAGATTCCAGACCGGACCGAAAATCTGGTGGGCACCGGCGCGGATCCGACGATCTCCTTGTACGCGACATGCAAGAAGCTCGAGGACGGCGATGCCGACGTTATCGCGATTCCGTGCAATACCGCGCATGCGTTTGTCGAGCGGATTCAGCCCTACCTCGGTATTCCGATCGTCAATATGCTGACCGTCACGGTCGCCTACCTGCGCGACACCTGTCCGGCGCTGCGGGAAGTTGGCGTGCTGGCGACGTCCGGTACGATCGAAAGCGGTGTCTATAAAAAGGCACTGGAGTCGCAAGGGCTTCGGCAAGTGGCGCCGGGGCCGGCGTTGCAGGCGCGCGTGATGGAAGCGATCTACGGAAAGCAGGGCGTCAAGGCCGGCTTCACGACCGGACAGTGCGAGGAAGATATCGGCGCCGCCATCGAGGCACTGATTGCCGAGGGCGTGAGCGTGATCGTGCTTGGATGTACCGAACTGCCGATCCTGCTTCCGGGCGGAGAATACGTCGCGCGGAACGGGAGTCGGGCAACGCTCGTCGATCCGACCGACGTGCTCGCCCGCACATGCATTGCCTATGCGATGGCGGCGGGCGGCTGAGCCGGCTTCCAGTTTGGGGCCGGCATCGATGACGCGATCGATGCCCGTCGGGCTCGAGGCGTGGTTCAAGCGCCTCGGCATTGGATCAGGTTTTGTCGGCATCGCCGGCGCCCGGCCCGGACACGCGCGTGACGAAATGGCGTCCGGACGAGGGCGCCGCCGCGTAGTCCTTTCCTTGTACGAGGAAAATGCGTCATTCAGCAACCGGACCGCACTCGATATTCTTGCGGCGGCAGTGGGCGCACCCGCCGATCATCGTTCAGCGTGCACTGTCGATGATCGAACCACCGTCCGGCGTGAGGCTGTATCCCGTCAGGAACTGTGCGTCCTTGCTCGCCAGGAACAGGACGACCGGCGCGATGTCATCGTCTGGCGTTCCGAAGCGGTCGAGCGGGTTGGTCGGTGGCG
The DNA window shown above is from Burkholderia pyrrocinia and carries:
- a CDS encoding amino acid racemase, with the translated sequence MTGPEIMNARRKFGVVGGLGPLGSADVFFKLVKATPASSDEEHVELIFEQYPFKGSGAGSAATIERKLYVFDMIRAFEMRGVTTVVLPCFLSHTFIDELKANTRLPIVDIVEAVRSHVQCKYPDATRIGVMASDYVRANGLFDRYFPLPQFEIVYPRSHEGIDLVTEAIYGSDGIKRGNLRGRPAELLRRACEDLVDQGVQVIVPGLTEIALVADEIGPQRVPLVDSNLAYAQYAVTGQSGSCAATFKIGVVGGVGPAATVDFLDKIVRNTPASRDQEHIKLLVEHNPQIPDRTENLVGTGADPTISLYATCKKLEDGDADVIAIPCNTAHAFVERIQPYLGIPIVNMLTVTVAYLRDTCPALREVGVLATSGTIESGVYKKALESQGLRQVAPGPALQARVMEAIYGKQGVKAGFTTGQCEEDIGAAIEALIAEGVSVIVLGCTELPILLPGGEYVARNGSRATLVDPTDVLARTCIAYAMAAGG